DNA from Deltaproteobacteria bacterium:
CCACCTACGTCTACTTCTCCCTGCCTGCGGAGGAGCGCAACGACGCGACGACCTACGAGAAGGCCGTGCCGAGCTGGATGCGAACCCAGCACCTGACCCTCGGCCTCGATCTCCAGGGCGGCATCCACCTGGTGATGGGCGTCGAGGTCGAGAAGGCCGTGATGGACCGGGTCCAGCGGCGGGTGGACGAGATCACGTCCTACGCCAAGGACAAGGAGATCGCCCACGGCAAGATCAAGGCCGACGTGAAGGAGCCGCTGCTGCGGGTCGAGCTCACGGCCGACCAGCGGGAGCAGTTCGAGAGCGAGATGCTCGGCTACTTCCAGGACATGACCCTGGTCACCTCCTTGGAGTCCGGGCTCGAGCTGGCCTTCACCGCCGACACCGTCGAGCGCATTCGCACGTCCGCGGTGGATCAGGCCGTGAAGACCATCCGCAACCGCGTCGATCAGTGGGGCGTCACCGAGCCGCAGATCATCCGCCGCGGTGAGGACCAGATCCTCATCCAGCTGCCGGGCGAGAAGGACCCCGAGCGGGCCAAGGGCCTCCTGGGCAAGACCGCCCAGCTCGAGTTCCGCATCACCCAGGATCACCAGACCGGCTTCCTGGTCGAGAACCAGGCTCTCCTGCCGGAGGGCGTGACCCTCAAGACGGACCGCGGCCGCGGCCCCGAGGGTGAGGTCGCCACCCACTACCTCGAGGCCAGCGACCGCCGGCCCCTCGACCAGGCCAAGGAGGCGCTGCTGCCCCACACCCCCGAGGGCACGACCCTGGCCTTCCAGAAGATCCCGGCCCCGGACGGGACCGCGACCTACCGCACCTACCTGCTGACCGCCGCGCCCGGCATCACCGGCGACTACCTCGTCGACGCCCGGGTGGCGACCGACTCCCAGCAGAACGGCCGCCCCTACGTCGCCTTCGAGTTCGACCAGGAGGGCGCCCGGATCTTCGGCGAGCTCACCGAGGCGAACGTGAACCGCTTCATGGCGGTGGTCCTCGACAACATGGTCGAGTCGGCCCCCGTCATCCAGAGCAAGATCACCAACCGCGGCCAGATCACCCTGGGCAGCTACAAGTCGAACCAGGACCTCTTCATCGAGGCGAACGACCTGGCCCTGGTGCTCAAGGCCGGCGCGCTCCCCGCGCCGGTGCGCATCCTCGAGGAGCGGACCGTCGGCGCCACCCTCGGCCCCGACCTGATCCGCCGCGGCCTCTTCGCGCTGATGATGGGCGGCATCCTCGTGCTGCTCTTCATGCCCCTCTACTACAAGGCCTCGGGCCTGGTCGCGAACCTCACCCTGGTCCTGAACGTGCTCTTCCTGCTGGCGATGCTAAGCGCCATCGGCGCGACGCTCACCCTGCCGGGCATCGCGGGCATCGTCCTCACCGTCGGCATGGCGGTGGATGCGAACGTGATCATCTTCGAGCGCATCCGGGAGGAGATCGAGGCCGGCAAGACGGCCTGGGCCTCCATCCAGGCCGGGTACGAGCAGGCCTTCTCCGCGATCCTCGACGGCAACGTCACCACCGGCATCGCGGCCCTGGTGCTCCTGCAGTACGGCTCCGGCCCCATCAAGGGCTTCGCCGTGACCCTCTTCGCGGGCATCCTCTCGACCCTCTTCACGGCCTACTACGCCAGCCGAGTGTTCCAGGAAGGCCTCAACCGCAACTCGAAGACGGTGAGCGTCTAGGGAGCCACGATCATGCAGCTCATCGGAAAGACCAACTTCGACTTCGTCGGCAAGCGCCGGACCGCGCTGATCTTCAGCCTGGTGGCCGTGCTCGGCACCACGCTGCTGCTCACCACCCGGGGCCTGAACCTCGGCGTGGACTTCGCCGGCGGCACCGAGATCCAGCTCAAGTTCTCCAAGGACGTGGACGCGAACACCCTGCGCAACACCATGAAGGAGATCGGCTTCGACAAGGCGTCGGTGCAGGTCTTCGGCGAGGAGGGGACCAGCGAGTACCTCGTGCGGGTGGAGCGGATGAGCCTGCTCACCCCCGAGGAGCACGGTCAGATCGTCTCCGAGCTCAAGGGCAAGCACGGCGAGCAGGTGACCGTCGGCGACTATGATCCCAACAAGGGTGACGCCGTCGAGGTCATCTCGACCGAGGAGATCCAGCGGGAGACCTTCGACACCATCGTGAAGGACGCCGGGCTGGCCCTCGACGAGGTGCGGGCCCTGCGCCGGGGCACCGGCTGGCAGTACACCCTCATCCTCGAGGGCGTCTCCAAGCGCCTGACCGAGCAGCTCGAGGCCCAGGTGGGCGAGGGCACCGTCGATCTGCGCCGGGTGGAGTACGTCGGCCCGCAGGTCGGCAAGGAGCTGCGGCGCCGCGGCTTCCTCTCGCTCTTCTACGCCTGCATCTTCATCCTCATCTACCTGGCGATCCGCTTCGACTTCTCCTTCGCCCCGGGCGCGGTCGTGGCCCTGGCCCACGACGCCTTCCTGGCGGTGGGCCTCTACGCCGTCACCGGGCTGGAGTTCAACCTGACCTCGATCGCGGCCATCCTGACGATCATCGGCTACTCGGTGAACGACACCGTGGTCATCTACGACCGGGTCCGGGAGAACCGGCAGCGCTTCTCCGGCCGGGGTCTCTCCGACCTGATCAACCAGTCGATCAACGAGACCCTCTCCCGGACGCTGATCACCTCCGGGACGACCGTCCTCGCCCTCATCGGCCTGCTGGTCTACGCGCAGGGGACGATCCGGGACTTCGCCATCGCGATGACCTTCGGCATCCTCGTCGGCACCTACTCGACGGTCTTCATCGCCTCGCCGATGGTCCTGGCCCTCGAGGGGCTGATCAACAAGAAGCTCGCCAAGTCCTCGACCGCCCGGGCCTGAAGCCCCGGGCGCCTCCCGCCTCCCGACTCCCGGCCCCCGGTCAGTCGCGGAGGCGGTGGAGATCGGAGAGGGTCCACTCGGTGGTGAAGAAGGTCTCCGCCTCCGGCGGGATCGGCTTCTTGCTGCGGAGGATGGCCTTCACCCAGGCCTCGGTGCGCTCCTCGCGGGGGGCGCCGGCCGAGAGCTGCAGCGGCGCCTCGATGATCTTCTCGTTGTGAGCCTGGCAGAGGCCGAGCACCCGCTCGGAGATCTGCCGGCTCATCTGGTCGAGGATGGTCTGCTCCAGCTCCTCGTCGGTCTTGGGGAAGACGAGGGGGTCGGCCTCGATCTGGGCCCGGGGCAGCGCCCGGTGGGTGCTGTCCTCGGTGGAGGCCTCGGCGCGCAGGATGGTGCTCGGGATGGCGAGCTCGCCGGTCTCCAGGTCCTTGGCCGCGATGCGCACCTCGAGCTCGGCGCGACGGGTGACGTCGGCGATCTCCAGCTCGACCTCCTTCTCGATCGCCTGGTCGATCATCTTCGGGGTGTCTGCCAGGCGGCGCCGCGCCAGGCCGAGCTCCTTGGCGGCCGCCTCGGCTGCCTGCCGGGCACCGGAGGCGGTCTGCCGGGCGTCGGAGAGGGCCTGCCGCAGCTGCTCGGTGTCGGACTCGGGCGGGGCCTCGGCGAAGCCGATCTCCCGCTCGCTCACCTTCCCCAGCGCCGCCTTGTACTCGGCGACCGCCGCCTCGAGCTTGGCCTGACCCAGCGTCACCGCCTCGGCCGCCTCGGCCTTGGCCGGGTTCGGGACCCGGCGGCTGCCGGCGACGTAGCGCTTCTGCTCCGTGCGGGTCTTGCGCTGGGAGAGCACCGCGTAGTTCTCCACGGCGAGGCGCAGGCTCGCCCCGGGGCCCTCGAGGGCGACCCGCACCAGCTCGAGCCCCTCACAGGTGGCGTTGTCCTCCAGCGCGCCGAGGGTGCGCACCAGCTCCACGGCCACCCGGCGCCGGGCGGCGCCGCCTGCGCTGACCTGGAGCTCGGTGGCGTAGCCGTTGGCCTCGCGCGCGGCGAGGCGGGCATCGAAGATGCGGGCGACGACGTCGTTCTCCCCCGGCGCGACCTCCTCCAGCCGGAGGAGCGAGACGAGGGCGTTCCCCGGGCGCCCCTCGCGCAGGTGGCGCTGGGCCTCCCGGGAGAGCTCGTCGCTGTAGGCGTGCCGGGCCGCGGAGAGCACGCTGACGGCCTCGGGGTCGTCGGGCGTGAGATCGGCCGCGCGGTCGGCGGCGTGGAAGGCCCGATCCAGCTCGCCGGCCCCGGTGGCCACGATCACCTGATCGAGGTGGGCGCGGGCCAGCCGGGGGCGGAGCGGCGCGAGCGCCGGGGAGCCGGCGTCCAGGGCCTCGGCCTCGAGGAAGAGCCCGTCGGCCCGGGCCAGCTCTCCGAGGTTGAGCGCCGGCTCGACCTCCCGGGCCAGCTCGGCGGCCAGCTGGCGCTCGGCCTCGGCCAGCCGGCTCTGCGCCGCGGCGTCGCGGGGATCCTTCTCGAGGGCCGCCGCGTAGGCCGCGCTGGCCTGGCGCCAGAGACCCTTGGCCGCGAGATCGTCGCCCCGGCGCAGCTCCGCCGAGCCGAAGGGGCACGCCGTCAGAGAGAGCCCCAGGAGCAGGCAAGACAGGAGCGAGCTCCCCCGGTTCGTGATCGCAAGCCGCATCGCGCGGCGAGGGTACCCGATGACCGGATCCTCAGTCACCGGTGCGGGCTGCCGAAGAGGACTCTCCGGCGCCCGGCGCCTCCCGGGTGCCGACGTGCGGCGCCAGGGTCGCGATCAGCGCCGTCAGGGCCAGGGGGTCGCCCAGCTCGAGGAGCGCCTCGCGCCCGGGCCCCCGCACCAGCGCGCCGCGCTGCACGAGCATGTCGATGGCGCCCTCGACCAGCGGGCGGTTGAGCGCCTCCGGGGCGTCGATCTCGCCGATCAGGGTGCGGGCCCGCCCCTCCTCGAGGATGGCCTGCCGCAGCTCGGCCCGGGGGAGGGGAGCCTCCGAGAGGAGGCGGGAGGCCGTGGTCAGCGTGATCCAGTAGCCCTCCACCAGCGCGAGGGTCATGGCGCGCAGGAGGAGGAGCACCGGCCAGCCCTCGGGCGTCGGCTCGAGGAAGACGGCGTCGGCGGTGGCGCCCACGGCGAGGCGGGCGCGGCCGTCCTGGACCAGCTCCTCGAAGGCGGCGTCCAGGGCGCCCTCGGCGCCGCTGGCGGGATCGAAAACGAACTCGGGGGCCAGGGTCTCGGCCAGCGCCAGGGCGGCGCCCCGCACCGGATCCTCGCCGCCCCCGGCGAGGCCTTCCCGCAGGCGGCGGGCGTCCACCAGCGCCGTGGCCGCCAGGGCCCGGCCGGCCAGGAAGGGGATCAGCGCGTTCTTGTAGTAGTCGAGGCCGAGGCGGCCCTCGGGGTGGAGCTCGACGATCGTCCGGTCGCCCAGCTGGTGGGTGCGCACCAGGCCCTCGTCCTGGAGGGTGGCGACGGTCTCGCGGACGGTCGGCTCCTCGAGGCGGCCCTCGTCGTCGTAGCGCACGGCGTCGCTCACCCGCGCGTCTCCCTCCTTCGCCACGAAGTCCACCAGGAGGGTCGCCCGCTCGACGATGGTCGAGAGGTCCAGCCCGCGCCGCCGCTCGCCGAGGAGCGCGGCCGCGATGGGGGCGGTGGGCGTGACGGTCGTGAGGGCGCCGATGCGGTGGTTCAGCGTGTTGGCGAGCTCCACGACCAGATCCCGGCGGGTGTCCTCGTCGACCGCCTCGCGGTCGATCCCCCGCTCGCGGAGGAAGGCGCCCAGCTCGATGGGCTCCCCGACCTGGATGTAGATCCGGCCCCAGCGCTTGCGCAGCACCTTGCGGGCGCCCAGCAGCCCGGAGACGTCCTCGCTCTGCTTCTCCTCCCCCCGCAGCTCCTTCCCGTAGGCCCGGGCCTCGATGACCCGGGTGTAGCCGATGGAGATCGGGATGAAGCTCAGGGTGGAGCGGCTGCCCTCGAGGAAGGCCTCGACCTCGTAGGTCGCCAGCCCCATGCGGGCGGGGAGGGGCTTTCCGCTCCGCGAGCGGGTGCCCTCGATGAAGAACTCCACCGGGTGGCCGTCGTGGAGCAGGCGGCGGATGTAGGCCCGGAAGGTCGCGGCGTAGACCGGGTTGCCCCGGAAGGTGCGGCGCAGGAAGAAGGCGCCGGCCCGCCGGAGGATGGGGCCGATGGGGAAGAAGGAGAGGTTCTTGCCCGCCGCGATGTGGGGCGCGGTGAGGCCCCGCATGTGCATCGCCCAGGACATGACGAGGTAGTCGATGTGCGAGCGGTGGCTGGGGCAGAGCACGATCGGCCCGCGCCGGCCGGCGTCGGTCATCCGCTGGAGGCCCTCCTCGTCCACCCAGATGCCGTCGTAGATCCGGTTGAAGACGATCCGGAAGAAGGAGGCCATGGCGGCCACCACGAAGGGCGTGTAGCGGGCCGCGATCTCCTTGAGGTAGCGGTCGGCCCGCCGCTCGATCTCCGAGAGGGGCTTGCCCTCCTCGCGGGCGGCCTCGGCGAGGGAGGCGCGGAGCTGGTGATCCCGGAGGATCTCCATCCGCAGCCGGCGAGGGGCCTTGCGGACCGGGCCGGTGACCGAGCGCTCGGCCCGGGCGAGGTGCTGCACCAGCGAGCCCCGCACCATCCGGGCGAGCTTGTCGGCGGGGACCTCGGTGGAGCGGGCGAGGAGGGCGGCGAGGTCGACCGCCTCACCCAGCTGGAGCCGGGCCCGCTTGCGGTAGCGCAGGAAGGTGAGGAAGGCGCGGATCGCGCCGGGCATCTCCCGGGGCCCGAAGAGGGCGTCGAGGATCGGCGTGCGGCCGAGCTGGGTGCCCGGATCGAAGCCGAGGAGGAGGGTCACCGGGACCAGGAAGATGGGCCGCTCCTGCTCGGCCTGGAGCTCGAGGAGGGCGGAGACCTCCCGCACGTCGAGGGCCGGCTGCTTGAGGCGCAGGCCCGCGGAGCGCTTCCAGAGGAAGCAGAGCGCGCTCTCCCCCCGGCAGACCACGTCCAGGAGGGGGGAGGGGGTGGGCTGCCCCACCTTCGAGGCGGCGGGAGACTTGCCCAGGCTCCCGGCGAGCCGGCCCCGCCAGCCGTCGACGTGCATGGCCAGGGGGAGGCCGAAGCGCAGGGCCATCCAGTTGAGGAGGAGGCCGAAGATCCAGCCCCGGGTGCGGCCCACGTAGACGATGGTCCCCCGGCTGGCGAGCTCCCGCAGGTCCTTCACCGCCACCTCGGGGAAGCGGACGTTGGCGAAGAGCCAGGACCAGAGGCCCCGGAAGCCTCTCCAGAAGCGGCTGCGCATCGGCACGGCCCGGTGGGGGCGGGGGCTCTTGACGGGGAGGTTGCTCACGGTGCTTCGGGTCGATGACGGGAGGGGGCCGGGAGGTGCGGGCCGGGAGGTGCGGCCGGGAGGTGCCAGCCGAATGTCAGGATCGTGTCAGGGGCGGGGCCGGACCCTAGGTGGGGCGGTGAGAGGTGTCAAGGCGCAACCCCTTGGAATCCCGGGGGAATACGGGGGAGGGTGCTTGACACCCGGAGACCTCGATGGCAATCGTGCGGCTCGACATCGACCGGCCCGCTCCTTCGAGCGAGCAGGTCCTATCCGGCCAGGAGAACGACGTGCCGCGCTTCATCCACGACCACAAGCGAAGCCACACCTGTGGCGAACTCCGGGGCACCCACGCGGGCGAGGAGGTCGTCCTCTTCGGCTGGGTCCACAACCGCCGCGATCACGGCGGCTGCGTCTTCGTCGATCTGCGCGACCGGCGCGGCCTGACCCAGGTGGTCTTCGACCCCTCCGAGGCGAAGGAGGCCTTCGAGACCGCGGGCGACCTGCGCTCCGAGTGGGTGATCGGCATCCGCGGCAAGGTGCGCTCGCGGGGCGACCAGGTGAACCCCCGCATGGCCACCGGCGAGATCGAGGTCATCGCCACCGAGATCGAGGTCTTCAGCAAGTCGGACACGCCGCCCTTCCAGATCGAGGACGACATCAGCACCGGTGAGGACATCCGCCTTCGCCACCGCTACCTCGACCTGCGCCGCCCGGCGCTCCAGGACGTGCTGATCCGCCGCAGCAAGATGATGGCCGCGACCCGCGAGTTCCTGAACGGGCAGGGCT
Protein-coding regions in this window:
- the secD gene encoding protein translocase subunit SecD; translation: MDRGWITKLGIVIALTVAAVWMLFPTYVYFSLPAEERNDATTYEKAVPSWMRTQHLTLGLDLQGGIHLVMGVEVEKAVMDRVQRRVDEITSYAKDKEIAHGKIKADVKEPLLRVELTADQREQFESEMLGYFQDMTLVTSLESGLELAFTADTVERIRTSAVDQAVKTIRNRVDQWGVTEPQIIRRGEDQILIQLPGEKDPERAKGLLGKTAQLEFRITQDHQTGFLVENQALLPEGVTLKTDRGRGPEGEVATHYLEASDRRPLDQAKEALLPHTPEGTTLAFQKIPAPDGTATYRTYLLTAAPGITGDYLVDARVATDSQQNGRPYVAFEFDQEGARIFGELTEANVNRFMAVVLDNMVESAPVIQSKITNRGQITLGSYKSNQDLFIEANDLALVLKAGALPAPVRILEERTVGATLGPDLIRRGLFALMMGGILVLLFMPLYYKASGLVANLTLVLNVLFLLAMLSAIGATLTLPGIAGIVLTVGMAVDANVIIFERIREEIEAGKTAWASIQAGYEQAFSAILDGNVTTGIAALVLLQYGSGPIKGFAVTLFAGILSTLFTAYYASRVFQEGLNRNSKTVSV
- the secF gene encoding protein translocase subunit SecF: MQLIGKTNFDFVGKRRTALIFSLVAVLGTTLLLTTRGLNLGVDFAGGTEIQLKFSKDVDANTLRNTMKEIGFDKASVQVFGEEGTSEYLVRVERMSLLTPEEHGQIVSELKGKHGEQVTVGDYDPNKGDAVEVISTEEIQRETFDTIVKDAGLALDEVRALRRGTGWQYTLILEGVSKRLTEQLEAQVGEGTVDLRRVEYVGPQVGKELRRRGFLSLFYACIFILIYLAIRFDFSFAPGAVVALAHDAFLAVGLYAVTGLEFNLTSIAAILTIIGYSVNDTVVIYDRVRENRQRFSGRGLSDLINQSINETLSRTLITSGTTVLALIGLLVYAQGTIRDFAIAMTFGILVGTYSTVFIASPMVLALEGLINKKLAKSSTARA
- a CDS encoding 1-acyl-sn-glycerol-3-phosphate acyltransferase, with the protein product MSNLPVKSPRPHRAVPMRSRFWRGFRGLWSWLFANVRFPEVAVKDLRELASRGTIVYVGRTRGWIFGLLLNWMALRFGLPLAMHVDGWRGRLAGSLGKSPAASKVGQPTPSPLLDVVCRGESALCFLWKRSAGLRLKQPALDVREVSALLELQAEQERPIFLVPVTLLLGFDPGTQLGRTPILDALFGPREMPGAIRAFLTFLRYRKRARLQLGEAVDLAALLARSTEVPADKLARMVRGSLVQHLARAERSVTGPVRKAPRRLRMEILRDHQLRASLAEAAREEGKPLSEIERRADRYLKEIAARYTPFVVAAMASFFRIVFNRIYDGIWVDEEGLQRMTDAGRRGPIVLCPSHRSHIDYLVMSWAMHMRGLTAPHIAAGKNLSFFPIGPILRRAGAFFLRRTFRGNPVYAATFRAYIRRLLHDGHPVEFFIEGTRSRSGKPLPARMGLATYEVEAFLEGSRSTLSFIPISIGYTRVIEARAYGKELRGEEKQSEDVSGLLGARKVLRKRWGRIYIQVGEPIELGAFLRERGIDREAVDEDTRRDLVVELANTLNHRIGALTTVTPTAPIAAALLGERRRGLDLSTIVERATLLVDFVAKEGDARVSDAVRYDDEGRLEEPTVRETVATLQDEGLVRTHQLGDRTIVELHPEGRLGLDYYKNALIPFLAGRALAATALVDARRLREGLAGGGEDPVRGAALALAETLAPEFVFDPASGAEGALDAAFEELVQDGRARLAVGATADAVFLEPTPEGWPVLLLLRAMTLALVEGYWITLTTASRLLSEAPLPRAELRQAILEEGRARTLIGEIDAPEALNRPLVEGAIDMLVQRGALVRGPGREALLELGDPLALTALIATLAPHVGTREAPGAGESSSAARTGD